Proteins from a single region of Apium graveolens cultivar Ventura chromosome 7, ASM990537v1, whole genome shotgun sequence:
- the LOC141670624 gene encoding uncharacterized protein LOC141670624 isoform X3, with protein sequence MHFLGTASHTFIPLQHLKPVRSNASETPPPLKKPKEIRVCLHRICSRKGSIETLQVLTDLAPPDLTVKSCGCLGKCGIGPNVVVLPGPVFVSHLGTAAKAAQLLSSFCGGGVGDWSRSLEGLALKKRAESEMEKSSFSEAEGLLSQVNGNIGSGDL encoded by the exons ATGCATTTTCTGGGAACAGCATCTCACACTTTCATTCCACTACAACACCTCAAACCTGTTCGATCAAATGCCTCAGAGACACCACCACCCTTAAAAAAACCTAAAGAAATAAGGGTATGTTTACACAGAATCTGCAGTCGAAAAGGGTCCATAGAAACCCTACAAGTGCTCACTGATCTTGCACCACCTGACTTGACTGTCAAGTCTTGTGGGTGTCTTGGTAAATGTGGGATTGGTCCTAATGTTGTGGTGCTTCCCGGGCCTGTTTTTGTCAGTCATTTAGGGACTGCTGCTAAGGCTGCTCAGCTTTTGTCGAGTTTTTGTGGAGGGGGAGTTGGGGATTGGAGTAGGAGTCTTGAAGGTCTTGCTTTGAAGAAGAGAGCTGAGAGTGAAATGGAGAAGTCGAGTTTCTCGGAAGCTGAAGGATTACTGTCACAG GTGAATGGAAATATTGGTTCGGGAGATTTGTAG
- the LOC141670624 gene encoding uncharacterized protein LOC141670624 isoform X2, protein MHFLGTASHTFIPLQHLKPVRSNASETPPPLKKPKEIRVCLHRICSRKGSIETLQVLTDLAPPDLTVKSCGCLGKCGIGPNVVVLPGPVFVSHLGTAAKAAQLLSSFCGGGVGDWSRSLEGLALKKRAESEMEKSSFSEAEGLLSQVKSSFSVYICCT, encoded by the exons ATGCATTTTCTGGGAACAGCATCTCACACTTTCATTCCACTACAACACCTCAAACCTGTTCGATCAAATGCCTCAGAGACACCACCACCCTTAAAAAAACCTAAAGAAATAAGGGTATGTTTACACAGAATCTGCAGTCGAAAAGGGTCCATAGAAACCCTACAAGTGCTCACTGATCTTGCACCACCTGACTTGACTGTCAAGTCTTGTGGGTGTCTTGGTAAATGTGGGATTGGTCCTAATGTTGTGGTGCTTCCCGGGCCTGTTTTTGTCAGTCATTTAGGGACTGCTGCTAAGGCTGCTCAGCTTTTGTCGAGTTTTTGTGGAGGGGGAGTTGGGGATTGGAGTAGGAGTCTTGAAGGTCTTGCTTTGAAGAAGAGAGCTGAGAGTGAAATGGAGAAGTCGAGTTTCTCGGAAGCTGAAGGATTACTGTCACAG GTGAAGTCGAGTTTCTCCGTCTATATATGTTGTACGTGA
- the LOC141674019 gene encoding putative aspartic proteinase GIP2, with protein sequence MSSSIHHYGLIFMFFATAIFSVSSSAAKFKQPNPTAFLFPIRKDTKTLQYYTTLEISSQNNYVQLVLDLGGQHTWLDCGGILSTFKAVDCHSKKCENYKGSGCMRCGTDPVANVGCIHDACGVSYRNPFENREINRGLGEDAMFSDSTNGLSVGLSYQLPKPFPFSCLEPEKYLFEGLSSVTKGMTGLMNTPTSLHAQLSTQFKIPHKFALCLPSTSDSKLGHMFIGGRPYTFPPYNKDIGRELITAKLVSYPVSTAVFYTVGDPLDKYYIDVKSISVDHKLVSFNSSLLSIDKEGTGGTTLSTVTPYTQLETSIYKALVSAFTKAAAFRKMKKVKPVAPFGACYKAKSIAKSQTGPVVPYIDINLGGSKQHWRFYGANSMVSVKKDVLCLAFVDGGPSQSSIVIGGHQMENYLIEFDLVTPKVGISTSLLFYNTTCSQSRLM encoded by the coding sequence ATGTCTTCTTCCATTCACCACTATGGTCTAATCTTCATGTTTTTTGCTACTGCAATATTTTCTGTTTCGAGTAGTGCAGCCAAGTTTAAACAACCAAACCCCACTGCCTTTCTTTTTCCCATAAGAAAAGATACAAAAACACTTCAATACTACACTACATTAGAGATTTCTAGTCAAAACAACTATGTACAACTAGTGCTGGATCTTGGTGGCCAACACACCTGGCTGGATTGTGGTGGGATATTATCGACCTTTAAGGCCGTCGATTGCCACTCCAAAAAATGTGAGAACTATAAGGGCAGCGGATGCATGCGATGTGGTACTGACCCTGTTGCAAATGTAGGCTGCATACACGATGCCTGTGGTGTCTCATACAGAAATCCATTCGAAAATAGAGAAATTAACCGAGGCCTCGGAGAAGATGCTATGTTTTCTGACTCTACCAACGGCTTATCAGTTGGATTAAGCTACCAACTCCCTAAACCATTCCCATTCTCGTGTTTAGAACCAGAAAAATATCTTTTTGAAGGCCTGTCCAGTGTTACCAAAGGTATGACAGGCCTTATGAATACACCAACTTCATTACATGCACAATTGTCAACACAGTTCAAGATACCTCATAAATTTGCTCTTTGTTTGCCTTCAACATCTGATTCTAAACTTGGTCACATGTTTATTGGTGGGAGGCCTTACACATTTCCGCCATATAATAAAGATATTGGCAGAGAACTGATCACTGCGAAACTTGTCAGTTATCCTGTCAGCACTGCAGTTTTTTATACAGTAGGTGACCCTTTGGATAAATATTACATAGATGTTAAATCTATTAGTGTTGATCATAAACTTGTCTCTTTCAATTCTTCTTTGCTATCCATCGACAAAGAAGGCACTGGGGGCACTACATTAAGTACTGTCACTCCTTACACACAATTAGAGACATCGATTTATAAGGCTCTTGTTAGCGCTTTTACTAAGGCTGCAGCGTTCAGGAAGATGAAAAAAGTAAAACCAGTAGCACCCTTTGGAGCATGTTACAAAGCAAAATCTATAGCCAAAAGCCAGACAGGACCTGTAGTGCCATACATCGATATTAATCTGGGAGGGAGCAAGCAGCATTGGAGATTTTACGGTGCCAATTCGATGGTCTCAGTCAAGAAGGACGTTTTATGCCTGGCATTTGTCGATGGAGGGCCATCTCAGTCTTCAATCGTCATAGGAGGCCATCAAATGGAGAATTATCTTATTGAGTTTGATCTCGTTACCCCGAAAGTGGGAATCAGCACTTCACTTTTATTTTATAACACAACTTGTTCTCAATCTCGACTCATGTAG
- the LOC141670624 gene encoding uncharacterized protein LOC141670624 isoform X1, with amino-acid sequence MHFLGTASHTFIPLQHLKPVRSNASETPPPLKKPKEIRVCLHRICSRKGSIETLQVLTDLAPPDLTVKSCGCLGKCGIGPNVVVLPGPVFVSHLGTAAKAAQLLSSFCGGGVGDWSRSLEGLALKKRAESEMEKSSFSEAEGLLSQYDQIMLNSSYLKILCKI; translated from the exons ATGCATTTTCTGGGAACAGCATCTCACACTTTCATTCCACTACAACACCTCAAACCTGTTCGATCAAATGCCTCAGAGACACCACCACCCTTAAAAAAACCTAAAGAAATAAGGGTATGTTTACACAGAATCTGCAGTCGAAAAGGGTCCATAGAAACCCTACAAGTGCTCACTGATCTTGCACCACCTGACTTGACTGTCAAGTCTTGTGGGTGTCTTGGTAAATGTGGGATTGGTCCTAATGTTGTGGTGCTTCCCGGGCCTGTTTTTGTCAGTCATTTAGGGACTGCTGCTAAGGCTGCTCAGCTTTTGTCGAGTTTTTGTGGAGGGGGAGTTGGGGATTGGAGTAGGAGTCTTGAAGGTCTTGCTTTGAAGAAGAGAGCTGAGAGTGAAATGGAGAAGTCGAGTTTCTCGGAAGCTGAAGGATTACTGTCACAG TACGATCAAATTATGCTCAATTCCTCCTACCTCAAGATTTTATGCAAGATTTAA
- the LOC141674021 gene encoding putative aspartic proteinase GIP2 gives MSSSSFIHHYSLIILFLVVAIFSVSSAAKSKSRAFIFPIRKDIRTLQYYTSLKISKRENNVPLVLDIAGQNTWFNCDAYKLATYKPIMCGSTKCKQYNIKNAGCMICFGTIPRTPGCTIGACAISSVNGYTSLSSGQSLGEDFIYVVKTDGRSVGSTYKSPEPIFPFTCSDADMLSGLSNETKGMAGLGNGITSLHKQLSLQFKIPHKFAICLPSTSEYAPGHMFIGGGAILFSTICVDHRLVSFNNSLLSIGKDAWGGTALSTTTTFTILRDSIYEALVSAFTKAAAFRKMKRVESVAPFRACYESKSVARSQTGPVVPYIDIGLAGNTHWRFYGANSMVSVNKDILCLAFVGAPVLYTVFVSAFTEAAAHRKMKRVDGPFDVCFNATNIQKRKIGPAVPHIDIGLAGGKNEWRLYGANSMVSVNEELLCLAFVDGGSLPRTSVVIGGLQLENYLIEFDLISSKVGISSSLLTRNTTCSQSRVL, from the exons AtgtcttcttcttctttcatTCATCACTATAGCCTAATCATCTTATTCTTGGTTGTTGCGATATTTTCAGTTTCAAGTGCAGCCAAGTCCAAATCCAGGGCCTTCATTTTTCCCATTAGAAAAGACATAAGAACTCTCCAGTACTACACCTCACTCAAAATCTCCAAACGAGAAAACAATGTACCACTAGTGCTGGATATTGCAGGCCAAAACACCTGGTTCAATTGCGACGCCTATAAATTGGCAACCTATAAGCCCATCATGTGTGGCTCTACTAAGTGTAAACAGTATAACATCAAGAATGCTGGCTGCATGATCTGCTTTGGCACTATACCTCGCACACCAGGCTGCACTATCGGTGCCTGTGCTATCTCTTCAGTTAATGGTTACACTTCTTTAAGTAGTGGTCAAAGCCTAGGAGAGGATTTCATATACGTTGTCAAAACTGATGGCAGATCAGTCGGATCAACCTACAAATCTCCCGAACCAATATTTCCATTCACCTGTTCAGATGCAGATATGTTGAGTGGTCTATCCAACGAGACGAAAGGTATGGCAGGCCTTGGAAATGGAATTACTTCATTACACAAACAGTTGTCACTACAATTTAAGATACCTCACAAATTTGCTATTTGTTTGCCCTCTACCTCTGAATATGCACCAGGCCACATGTTTATTGGCGGGGGGGCCATATTATTTTCCACCATATG TGTCGATCATAGACTTGTCTCTTTCAACAATTCTTTGTTATCCATCGGGAAAGATGCTTGGGGTGGCACTGCTTTAAGTACTACTACTACTTTCACAATACTAAGAGATTCCATCTATGAGGCTCTAGTTAGTGCTTTTACCAAGGCAGCAGCATTCAGAAAGATGAAAAGAGTAGAATCTGTCGCGCCCTTTAGAGCATGTTATGAGTCTAAATCAGTAGCCAGAAGCCAGACAGGACCTGTAGTgccttatatagatattggtcTGGCAGGCAACACACATTGGCGATTTTATGGTGCTAATTCAATGGTCTCGGTGAACAAAGATATCTTATGCTTGGCATTTGTGGGTGCACCA GTCCTCTATACAGTTTTTGTTAGCGCTTTTACTGAGGCTGCAGCTCATAGGAAGATGAAAAGAGTAGACGGACCCTTCGATGTGTGTTTCAATGCCACAAACATACAGAAAAGAAAGATAGGACCTGCAGTGCCACATATAGATATTGGTCTTGCAGGGGGCAAGAATGAATGGAGACTTTACGGTGCCAACTCAATGGTGTCAGTGAACGAAGAATTATTATGCCTGGCATTTGTAGATGGAGGATCATTACCAAGAACTTCAGTTGTCATAGGAGGGCTTCAACTGGAGAATTATCTTATCGAGTTTGATCTCATTTCTTCAAAGGTAGGGATTAGCTCTTCACTTTTAACTCGAAATACAACATGCAGCCAGTCTAGAGTCCTGTAA
- the LOC141674020 gene encoding putative aspartic proteinase GIP2, protein MFFATAIFSVSSSAAKFKQPNPTAFLFPIRKDTKTLQYYTTLEISSQNNYVQLVLDLGGQHTWLDCGAKLLSTFKAVDCHSKKCENYEGSGCMRCGTDPVANVGCIHDACGVSYRNPFENREINRGLGEDAMFAESTNGLSVGLSYQLPKPFPFSCLEPEKYLFEGLSSVTKGMTGLMNTPTSLHAQLSTQFKIPHKFALCLPSTSDSKLGHMFIGGRPYTLPYHKDIGRELITAKLVSYPVSTAVFYTIGDPLDKYYIDVKSVSVDHKLVSFNSSLLSIDKEGTGGTTLSTVTPYTQLETSIYKALVSAFTKAAAFRKMKKVKPVAPFGACYKAKSIVQSQSGPVVPYIDINLGGSKQHWRFYGANSMVSVKKDVLCLAFVDGGPSQSSIVIGGHQMENYLIEFDLVTPKVGISTSLLFYNATCSQSRLM, encoded by the coding sequence ATGTTTTTTGCTACTGCAATATTTTCTGTTTCGAGTAGTGCAGCCAAGTTTAAACAACCAAACCCCACTGCCTTTCTTTTTCCCATAAGAAAAGATACAAAAACACTTCAATACTACACTACATTAGAGATTTCTAGTCAAAACAACTATGTACAACTAGTACTGGATCTTGGTGGCCAACACACCTGGTTGGATTGTGGTGCTAAGCTATTATCGACCTTTAAGGCCGTCGATTGCCACTCCAAAAAATGTGAAAACTATGAGGGCAGCGGATGCATGCGATGTGGTACTGACCCTGTTGCAAATGTAGGCTGCATACACGATGCCTGTGGTGTCTCATACAGAAATCCATTCGAAAATAGAGAAATTAACCGAGGCCTCGGAGAAGATGCTATGTTTGCTGAGTCTACCAATGGCTTATCAGTTGGATTAAGCTACCAACTCCCTAAACCATTCCCATTCTCGTGTTTAGAACCAGAAAAATATCTTTTTGAAGGCCTGTCCAGTGTTACCAAAGGTATGACAGGCCTTATGAATACACCAACTTCATTACATGCACAATTGTCAACACAGTTCAAGATACCTCATAAATTTGCTCTTTGTTTGCCTTCAACATCTGATTCTAAACTTGGTCACATGTTTATTGGTGGGAGGCCTTACACATTACCGTATCATAAAGACATTGGCAGAGAACTGATCACCGCGAAACTTGTCAGTTACCCTGTCAGCACTGCAGTTTTTTATACAATAGGTGACCCTTTGGACAAATATTACATAGATGTTAAATCTGTCAGCGTTGATCATAAACTTGTCTCTTTCAATTCTTCTTTGCTATCCATCGACAAAGAAGGCACTGGGGGCACTACATTAAGTACTGTCACTCCTTACACACAATTAGAGACATCGATTTATAAGGCTCTTGTTAGCGCTTTTACTAAGGCTGCAGCGTTCAGGAAGATGAAAAAAGTAAAACCAGTGGCACCCTTTGGAGCATGTTACAAAGCTAAATCTATAGTCCAAAGCCAGTCAGGACCTGTAGTGCCATACATCGATATTAATCTGGGAGGGAGCAAGCAGCATTGGAGATTTTACGGTGCCAATTCGATGGTCTCAGTCAAGAAGGACGTTTTATGCCTGGCATTTGTCGATGGAGGGCCATCTCAGTCTTCAATCGTCATAGGAGGCCATCAAATGGAGAATTATCTTATTGAGTTTGATCTCGTTACCCCGAAAGTGGGAATCAGTACTTCACTTTTGTTTTATAATGCAACTTGTTCTCAGTCTCGACTCATGTAG